One window of Amaranthus tricolor cultivar Red isolate AtriRed21 chromosome 11, ASM2621246v1, whole genome shotgun sequence genomic DNA carries:
- the LOC130827840 gene encoding transcription termination factor MTERF9, chloroplastic-like, which yields MLKLRSFCNGVQPLYFIQSFRHFQLFSTSTSNNQEFVNYLVESLGFSSGQALSISTKLARNRQTRGAKNFNDFNMCKNADSVVAYYTQIGVELLHIKNTICSVPDILLAKVDKNLKPKTEYFISLGFSGSDFVGLIKTNPRVLFHGLNTAIIPSIQALKEIMGNDYEVSLILKKSRQFRLNSVSKTLVPNVALLRNYGINIDLIRRQILKVAYPFFRNTKFFEDAVARVENKMGISRNSPKFMLGVHLLNCISVEKFESKIQIFKNFGWTELDIVTLCRNAPLTFALSEALIKIKLDFFMTKLGYESKDFSKKFFILGLSLDKRIVPRHKFLVVLKEKGFIKEYYFYSAMLYTESNFVKKFVLPFKEVHEVYCKQADMSLETLTVELSKLNSDAV from the coding sequence ATGCTAAAGCTTCGTAGCTTCTGCAATGGCGTCCAACCACTCTACTTCATCCAGTCTTTCCGCCATTTTCAACTGTTTTCAACTTCAACCTCAAACAACCAAGAGTTTGTCAATTATTTAGTAGAATCTCTAGGTTTTTCCAGCGGACAAGCTCTCTCTATTTCCACCAAATTAGCTCGCAATCGTCAAACTAGAGGTGCAAAAAATTTCAATGACTTCAATATGTGTAAAAATGCTGATTCAGTTGTTGCTTATTATACACAAATTGGTGTTGAATTATTGCatataaaaaatacaatttGTTCTGTGCCTGACATTTTGCTAGCCAAAGTCGACAAAAACCTAAAACCTAAGACtgaatattttattagtttggGTTTTTCTGGGTCTGATTTTGTTGGTTTGATCAAGACGAATCCTCGTGTACTTTTCCATGGATTAAATACTGCCATTATTCCCTCAATTCAAGCATTAAAGGAAATAATGGGTAATGATTATGAAGTGAgtttaattttaaagaaatcGCGTCAATTTAGGCTTAATAGTGTTTCCAAAACTTTGGTGCCAAATGTAGCTTTGTTAAGGAATTATGGGATCAACATTGATTTGATTAGAAGACAAATATTAAAGGTAGCATACCCATTTTTCCGAAATACCAAATTTTTTGAGGATGCAGTGGCTAGAGTTGAAAATAAAATGGGGATTTCTAGAAATTCTCCAAAATTCATGTTGGGAGTTCATTTATTAAACTGCATTTCGGTGGAGAAATTCGAGTCGAAAATAcagatttttaaaaactttgggTGGACAGAGCTGGATATTGTAACCCTTTGTAGGAATGCTCCTTTAACGTTTGCACTTTCTGAAGCTCTGATCAAGATTAAGTTGGATTTTTTCATGACTAAGCTTGGTTATGAGTCGAAGGACTTTAGTAagaagttttttattttaggattGAGCTTGGACAAGAGAATAGTACCTAGGCACAAGTTCCTTGTAGTCTTAAAGGAGAAAGGTTTCATTAAAGAGTACTATTTTTATAGTGCCATGTTATATACTGAGTCCAACTTTGTGAAAAAGTTTGTGCTACCGTTCAAGGAAGTCCATGAAGTTTATTGCAAACAAGCAGATATGAGTTTGGAGACGTTAACTGTGGAATTGTCAAAACTGAATTCTGATGCTGTTTGA
- the LOC130827842 gene encoding uncharacterized protein LOC130827842 — translation MAGIHTFKLFLSPSIRSSSTSFSTNQSFKGLRQSVVLPYRARFSKFLHVKPGKGAAFVRTKMRNYVTGNTVEKTFRAGVTTTYEEFRLNEADVGDKTKWLKEGMDCNLQFWNGKAIDLEVPLLVKLTVVDTDPGVKGDSAQGGTKPATLDTEAVVNVPFFVNIGDSIVVGTRTGQYTSHA, via the exons ATGGCGGGAATTCACACCTTTAAGCTCTTTTTATCTCCTTCAATTCGTTCATCATCCACCTCATTTTCAACTAACCAGTCTTTCAAAGGCTTGAGACAATCTGTTGTTCTTCCTTACAGAGCCAGATTTTCAA AGTTTCTCCATGTGAAACCAGGGAAAGGGGCTGCTTTTGTGAGGACTAAAATGCGAAATTATGTGACTGGGAACACAGTTGAGAAAACCTTTCGAGCTGGAGTTACA ACTACATATGAAGAGTTTAGGCTCAATGAAGCAGATGTTGGAGATAAAACCAAGTGGCTGAAGGAGGGCATGGACTGCAATCTGCAATTTTGGAATGGAAAA GCAATTGATCTTGAGGTGCCCCTCTTAGTGAAGCTCACTGTTGTTGACACCGACCCCGGTGTTAAGGGAGACTCAGCTCAAG GTGGTACCAAACCAGCAACACTCGACACTGAAGCTGTAGTTAATGTTCCATTTTTCGTAAATATTGGCGATTCGATAGTGGTTGGTACCAGAACAGGGCAGTATACAAGTCATGCCTGA